The Pantoea nemavictus genome includes a region encoding these proteins:
- the thiB gene encoding thiamine ABC transporter substrate binding subunit, with amino-acid sequence MLNKVLPVLLLVAAPVFAAKPVLTVYTYDSFSADWGPGPAVKKAFEAQCGCELKYVALEDGVSLLNRVRMEGKNSKADVVLGLDNNLVQAAEKTGLFAKSSVDTKALTLPDGWHNDTFIPFDYGYFAFVYDKNKLKNPPKSLKELVESPEKWRVIYEDPRTSTPGLGLLLWMQKVYGDNAPDAWQKLAKKTVTVTKGWSEAYGLFLKGEGDLVLSYTTSPAYHIIEEKKENYAAAEFSEGHYLQVEVAAQLASSKQPQLAQQFMQFMVSPAFQQTIPTGNWMYPVIKSELPAGYQSLQVPAKALQFTPAEVADHRAAWISAWQRAVSR; translated from the coding sequence GTGTTAAACAAAGTTCTGCCTGTGTTGTTGCTGGTTGCGGCACCGGTTTTCGCTGCCAAACCGGTTCTGACGGTTTACACCTACGACTCATTCTCTGCCGATTGGGGTCCAGGTCCGGCGGTCAAAAAAGCCTTTGAAGCGCAGTGCGGCTGTGAACTGAAATACGTCGCGCTGGAAGATGGCGTGTCGCTGCTGAATCGTGTGCGTATGGAAGGCAAAAACAGCAAAGCCGATGTGGTGCTGGGCCTCGATAACAATCTGGTGCAGGCAGCGGAGAAAACCGGCCTGTTTGCCAAAAGCAGCGTCGATACCAAAGCGTTAACACTGCCGGATGGCTGGCACAACGACACCTTTATCCCGTTCGATTACGGCTACTTCGCCTTCGTCTACGATAAGAACAAGTTGAAGAATCCGCCTAAAAGCCTGAAGGAGCTGGTTGAGAGCCCGGAAAAATGGCGCGTGATTTATGAAGATCCGCGCACCAGCACGCCGGGTCTTGGCCTGCTGCTGTGGATGCAGAAAGTCTATGGCGACAACGCGCCCGATGCGTGGCAGAAGCTGGCGAAAAAAACCGTTACCGTCACCAAAGGCTGGAGTGAAGCCTACGGCCTGTTCCTCAAAGGCGAAGGCGATTTGGTGTTGAGTTACACCACCTCTCCGGCTTACCACATCATCGAAGAGAAGAAAGAGAACTACGCCGCGGCCGAATTTAGCGAAGGCCACTATTTACAGGTAGAAGTTGCCGCGCAGCTGGCCAGCAGCAAACAGCCACAGCTGGCGCAACAGTTCATGCAGTTTATGGTGTCGCCGGCTTTCCAGCAGACCATTCCCACCGGCAACTGGATGTATCCGGTGATTAAAAGCGAGTTGCCTGCCGGTTATCAATCGCTGCAGGTCCCCGCCAAAGCGCTGCAATTCACGCCAGCGGAAGTGGCCGACCATCGCGCTGCATGGATCAGCGCATGGCAACGCGCCGTTAGCCGTTAA
- a CDS encoding MFS transporter, translated as MKSLLTRQRRINPVYLSFMVVSFMTGVAGALQAPTLSLFLTREVQVSPFWVGLFFTINAIAGIVISLLMAKRSDNRGDRRNLILFCCLMATLNALLFAFNRHYLTLVTLGVFLSALASVSIPQVFALAREYADQSAREVVMFSSVMRAQLSLAWVIGPPLSFALALNYGFTTLFCVAAGIFLLSMLLIWRTLPSVPRVVASPEEVLTQLSPWKDSQVRLLFIASVTMWACNTMYIIDMPLYISSTLGLPEKLAGLLMGTAAGLEIPIMLLAGHYARRLGKRKLMLLALVAGIVFYLGLVMFQSRTALMVLQLFNAAFIGIIAGIGMLWFQDLMPGRAGAATTLFTTSISTGMIIAGIIQGTMSERFGHESVYWLALGLAVLALGLESRVRDVPHR; from the coding sequence ATGAAATCGCTGTTAACGCGTCAACGTCGCATCAATCCGGTCTATCTCTCTTTTATGGTGGTGTCGTTTATGACGGGCGTGGCCGGGGCGCTGCAGGCGCCGACGCTGAGTCTATTTTTGACGCGTGAAGTGCAGGTTAGCCCGTTTTGGGTGGGCTTGTTCTTTACCATCAATGCGATAGCCGGCATTGTCATCAGCCTGTTAATGGCGAAGCGATCCGATAATCGAGGCGATCGCCGCAATCTGATTCTTTTCTGCTGCCTGATGGCGACACTTAATGCGCTGCTGTTTGCTTTCAACCGTCACTATTTAACGCTGGTGACGCTGGGGGTGTTTTTGTCTGCGCTGGCCAGCGTGTCGATTCCGCAGGTGTTCGCCCTCGCGCGTGAATATGCCGATCAATCGGCGCGTGAGGTGGTGATGTTCAGCTCGGTAATGCGTGCGCAGCTGTCGCTGGCATGGGTGATTGGGCCGCCGCTGTCGTTTGCGCTGGCGCTCAATTATGGCTTCACCACGTTGTTTTGCGTCGCGGCGGGGATTTTCCTGCTGAGCATGCTGCTGATCTGGCGCACCTTGCCTTCGGTACCGCGCGTGGTGGCGTCGCCTGAAGAGGTGCTGACGCAGCTTAGCCCGTGGAAAGATAGCCAGGTGCGGCTGCTGTTTATCGCCTCCGTCACCATGTGGGCGTGCAACACCATGTATATCATCGATATGCCGCTGTATATCAGCTCAACGCTCGGCCTGCCAGAGAAGCTGGCGGGATTATTAATGGGCACCGCCGCCGGGCTGGAGATTCCGATTATGCTGCTGGCCGGGCATTACGCGCGGCGGTTGGGCAAACGCAAACTGATGCTGCTGGCGCTGGTGGCGGGAATTGTGTTTTATCTCGGACTGGTGATGTTCCAGTCACGTACTGCGCTGATGGTGCTGCAGCTGTTCAATGCGGCATTTATCGGCATCATCGCCGGAATTGGCATGCTGTGGTTCCAGGATTTGATGCCAGGACGGGCAGGCGCGGCAACCACCTTATTCACAACGTCGATTTCCACCGGCATGATTATCGCGGGTATTATTCAGGGCACCATGAGCGAGCGCTTTGGTCATGAGTCGGTTTACTGGCTGGCGTTGGGGTTAG
- the thiP gene encoding thiamine/thiamine pyrophosphate ABC transporter permease ThiP, producing the protein MPGWLIPGSATALLLCAVALLAFGALVMVAPATDWRALLSDSYLHHVLAFSFEQALLSALLSVLPAILLARALYRRRFPGRNLLLRLCAMTLVLPVLVAVFGLLSVYGRSGWLAQLCTTLGFDYHFSPYGLQGILLAHVFFNLPLATRMLLQALESIPGEQRQLAAQLGLRGWNLFRLLEWPWLRRQILPTAALIFMLCFASFATVLALGGGPQATTLELAIYQALNFDYDPGRAALLALLQLGCCLLLVLLSQRFSKAIPTGSQSIRGWRDPRDSWHARFTDTVLIGMALLLLLPPLAAVVVDGLRGGVAGALQQSALWQATFTSLRIAVGAGVLCVVLTMMLLWSSRELRQRQKMIAAQAMELSGMLILAMPGIVLASGFFLLFNATVGLPQRADGLVIFTNALIAIPYAMKVLENPMRDISTRYGQLCSSLGISGFNRLRLIELRALKRPIAQALAFACVLSIGDFGVVALFGSADFRTLPFYLFQQIGAYRGADGAVTALLLLLLCLLLFTLMEKLPGRHADTE; encoded by the coding sequence ATGCCTGGCTGGTTGATTCCCGGCAGCGCGACCGCGCTGCTGCTGTGCGCGGTCGCACTGCTGGCCTTTGGCGCTTTAGTGATGGTCGCGCCGGCCACTGACTGGCGCGCACTGCTCAGCGACAGCTACCTGCACCACGTGCTGGCCTTCTCCTTCGAGCAAGCACTGCTATCGGCGCTGCTGTCGGTGCTGCCAGCCATCCTGCTGGCACGCGCGCTCTATCGCCGCCGTTTCCCCGGTCGTAATCTGCTGCTGCGTCTGTGTGCTATGACGCTGGTGCTGCCGGTGCTGGTGGCGGTATTTGGCCTGCTGAGCGTTTACGGCCGCAGCGGCTGGCTGGCACAACTGTGTACGACACTGGGATTCGACTACCACTTTTCCCCGTATGGTTTGCAGGGCATTCTGCTGGCGCACGTGTTCTTTAATCTGCCGCTGGCAACGCGCATGCTGCTGCAGGCGCTTGAGAGCATCCCAGGCGAGCAGCGACAATTAGCCGCGCAGCTCGGCCTGCGCGGCTGGAATCTGTTTCGACTGCTGGAGTGGCCGTGGCTGCGCCGCCAGATTCTGCCTACAGCGGCACTGATCTTTATGCTGTGCTTCGCCAGCTTCGCCACCGTGCTGGCGCTGGGCGGCGGACCGCAGGCCACCACGCTAGAACTGGCGATCTATCAGGCGCTGAATTTTGATTATGATCCTGGCCGTGCGGCACTGCTGGCCCTGCTACAGCTTGGCTGTTGTTTATTATTGGTACTGCTGAGTCAGCGCTTTAGCAAAGCAATTCCCACTGGCAGCCAGAGCATTCGCGGCTGGCGCGACCCGCGCGACTCATGGCATGCGCGTTTTACCGATACCGTGTTAATTGGCATGGCGCTGCTGCTACTGTTGCCACCGCTGGCGGCGGTGGTGGTCGATGGCCTACGTGGTGGCGTGGCCGGTGCGTTGCAACAATCAGCATTGTGGCAAGCCACCTTTACCTCGCTGCGTATCGCGGTCGGCGCCGGCGTACTCTGTGTGGTGCTGACCATGATGCTGCTTTGGAGCAGCCGCGAACTGCGCCAGCGTCAGAAAATGATCGCCGCGCAGGCCATGGAACTCAGCGGCATGCTGATTCTGGCGATGCCGGGCATTGTGCTGGCGAGTGGATTTTTCCTGCTGTTCAACGCCACCGTTGGCCTGCCGCAGCGCGCCGATGGCTTAGTGATTTTCACTAATGCGCTGATCGCCATTCCCTATGCGATGAAAGTACTGGAGAATCCCATGCGCGATATCAGCACCCGTTATGGCCAGCTCTGTTCCTCACTCGGCATCTCAGGTTTTAACCGCTTACGACTGATTGAGCTGCGCGCGCTGAAACGTCCAATTGCGCAGGCGCTGGCGTTTGCCTGCGTATTGTCGATCGGTGACTTCGGCGTGGTGGCGCTGTTTGGCAGCGCCGATTTCCGCACGCTGCCCTTCTATCTCTTCCAGCAGATTGGCGCCTATCGCGGCGCGGACGGTGCCGTCACTGCGCTGCTGCTACTGTTACTCTGCTTGCTCCTCTTTACGCTGATGGAAAAATTACCGGGCCGCCATGCTGACACTGAATAA
- the thiQ gene encoding thiamine ABC transporter ATP-binding protein ThiQ, with the protein MLTLNNLTYLYQHLPMRFSFAAQAGERLAILGPSGAGKSTLLSLIGGFLAVNQGSLVMNGVDHTHSVPSARPVSMLFQENNLFPHLTVQQNMALGLHPGLKLTRAQQQQVTDIAEQTGLQELLARLPGQLSGGQRQRVALARCLLRNQPILLLDEPFSALDPALRGEMLQLVRSVCETRNITLLMVSHSLEDAQQIAPRSLVIVDGRIYWDGSTESLIRGESTAAAILGVQPR; encoded by the coding sequence ATGCTGACACTGAATAACCTCACTTACCTTTATCAGCATCTGCCGATGCGCTTCAGTTTTGCGGCGCAGGCGGGTGAACGCCTGGCGATCCTTGGTCCAAGCGGCGCGGGCAAAAGCACCTTGCTGAGTCTGATTGGCGGCTTTTTAGCGGTAAACCAGGGATCGCTGGTGATGAATGGCGTGGATCATACCCATAGCGTGCCGTCCGCGCGGCCGGTGTCGATGTTGTTCCAGGAGAACAACCTGTTTCCGCACCTGACGGTGCAGCAGAACATGGCGCTGGGTTTGCATCCTGGCCTGAAACTGACGCGCGCGCAGCAACAACAAGTCACTGACATTGCGGAACAAACCGGCTTGCAGGAGCTGCTGGCGCGCTTGCCGGGACAGCTTTCCGGTGGCCAGCGTCAGCGCGTGGCACTGGCGCGTTGCCTGCTGCGCAATCAGCCTATTTTGCTGCTGGATGAGCCGTTTTCGGCGCTTGATCCGGCGCTGCGCGGTGAGATGCTGCAGCTGGTGCGTTCGGTATGTGAAACGCGCAATATCACGCTGCTCATGGTTTCGCACAGCCTGGAAGATGCTCAGCAGATTGCGCCGCGCAGTTTAGTGATCGTCGATGGGCGCATCTATTGGGACGGCAGCACGGAGAGTTTGATTCGGGGTGAAAGCACGGCAGCCGCCATCCTTGGCGTGCAACCGCGTTAA
- a CDS encoding DedA family protein, producing the protein MEAWIQHLFSQSLEYALIAVALVTFLESLAFVGLLLPGTVLMASLGALVGSGQIGLYPAWAAGFIGCLVGDWVSYGIGWKFQGPLHRWKYLKKYQGLLDKTEHALHQHSMFTILVGRFVGPTRPLIPLAAGMLELPVRKFLPPNLIGCILWPPAYLMPGILAGVAIDVPQAAQGGSFKWLLLLVALLLWIGGWLLWRWWRSGKTVDWATQYLPTARLRWLAPLAAAIGLGAFIAIQFHPMMPIFRHLLWKVFFA; encoded by the coding sequence ATGGAAGCCTGGATTCAACACCTGTTTTCGCAATCGCTGGAGTACGCGCTGATCGCCGTTGCGCTGGTGACCTTTCTTGAGTCACTGGCATTCGTGGGATTGCTGTTGCCGGGCACGGTATTAATGGCCAGCCTTGGGGCGCTGGTAGGAAGTGGACAAATTGGCCTTTACCCTGCGTGGGCGGCCGGATTCATCGGCTGTTTAGTCGGCGATTGGGTCTCTTATGGCATCGGCTGGAAGTTTCAGGGTCCGCTGCATCGCTGGAAATATCTGAAAAAATATCAGGGGCTGCTGGATAAAACCGAGCACGCGCTGCATCAACACAGCATGTTCACCATTCTGGTGGGGCGTTTTGTGGGTCCGACGCGTCCGCTGATTCCGTTAGCGGCAGGTATGCTGGAACTGCCGGTGCGCAAGTTCTTGCCACCGAATCTCATTGGCTGCATTCTTTGGCCGCCGGCTTATTTGATGCCGGGCATTCTGGCGGGCGTGGCGATTGATGTACCGCAGGCCGCGCAGGGCGGCAGCTTCAAATGGCTGCTGTTGCTGGTGGCGCTGCTGCTGTGGATCGGTGGCTGGTTGCTGTGGCGCTGGTGGCGCAGTGGGAAAACCGTCGATTGGGCAACCCAGTATCTGCCGACTGCGCGCCTGCGCTGGCTGGCACCGCTGGCGGCAGCGATCGGGCTGGGCGCGTTTATCGCGATCCAGTTCCATCCCATGATGCCGATCTTCCGCCACCTGCTGTGGAAAGTGTTCTTCGCTTAA
- the sgrR gene encoding HTH-type transcriptional regulator SgrR translates to MSSSRLQQQFIRLWQSCQGLDHETTLNELADLLHCSRRHMRNLLNAMQNEGWLIWQAEAGRGKRSMLSFCYTGLALQQQRAEDLLEQDRIEQLVQLVGDKNQVRQMIAAHLGRSFRQGKHILRVLYYRPLPNLLPGSPLRRSETHLARQIFNGLMRINEEKGEIEPDIAHHWQQTSPLHWRFFLRPAIRFHHGRELEMEDVMASLERVRSQPLFSHIEKLHSPAPWTLDIHLSQPDDWLPWLLASVSAMILPREWQTLRHFARQPIGTGPYSVVRNQQTQLKIAAFDDYFGYRALIDDVSIWVLPEISDELVYAGVKLQGENADEKSEESRLEEGCYFLLFDQRSHLGQDAHFRRWVSYLFNPIALLNHAGVGYQRYWFPAYGLLPRWHHRRDLTAAEKPAGLTQFTLSWYNNHVEHEGIANALRPLLAQQGVELITREVSYEEWFEGEGESDIWLGSVNFTLPLEYALFAQLFELPLMHHCIPIDWQADAARWRQKALPLAEWSKQLIDSDYLHPLFHHWLLLEGQRSMRGVRLNTLGWFDFKSAWFAPPEL, encoded by the coding sequence ATGTCCTCTTCACGTCTGCAGCAGCAATTCATCCGCTTATGGCAAAGCTGTCAGGGGCTGGACCATGAAACCACCCTGAACGAGCTGGCCGATCTGCTGCACTGCTCGCGCCGTCACATGCGTAATTTACTCAACGCCATGCAGAACGAAGGCTGGCTGATTTGGCAGGCGGAAGCCGGACGCGGCAAGCGTTCGATGCTGAGTTTTTGCTATACCGGGCTGGCGCTGCAACAGCAGCGTGCCGAGGATCTGCTGGAACAAGATCGCATCGAACAATTGGTCCAGCTGGTTGGCGACAAAAATCAGGTCCGACAGATGATCGCGGCACATTTAGGCCGCAGCTTCCGTCAGGGCAAGCATATTCTGCGCGTGCTCTATTACCGTCCGCTGCCCAATCTGTTGCCCGGTTCGCCGCTGCGTCGCTCAGAAACCCATCTGGCACGCCAAATTTTCAACGGCCTGATGCGTATAAATGAGGAAAAGGGGGAAATCGAACCCGATATCGCGCACCATTGGCAGCAAACTTCGCCGCTGCATTGGCGCTTTTTCCTGCGCCCGGCGATTCGCTTTCATCATGGCCGCGAACTGGAAATGGAGGATGTGATGGCTTCGCTGGAGCGCGTGCGCAGTCAACCGCTGTTTTCCCATATCGAAAAGCTGCATTCACCAGCCCCCTGGACGCTGGATATTCACCTAAGCCAGCCGGACGATTGGCTACCGTGGCTGCTGGCCAGCGTCAGTGCGATGATCCTGCCACGCGAATGGCAGACGCTACGCCACTTTGCCCGTCAGCCGATTGGTACCGGCCCCTACAGCGTGGTGCGTAATCAGCAAACGCAGCTGAAAATTGCCGCCTTTGATGATTACTTCGGCTATCGCGCCTTGATCGACGATGTATCGATTTGGGTGCTGCCGGAGATCAGCGACGAGCTGGTGTATGCCGGCGTAAAACTGCAGGGCGAAAACGCTGATGAGAAATCGGAAGAGAGCCGCCTGGAAGAGGGCTGTTATTTCCTCCTGTTTGATCAGCGCTCACACCTGGGACAAGATGCGCATTTCCGCCGCTGGGTGAGCTATTTATTCAATCCTATCGCCCTGCTTAATCATGCTGGCGTCGGCTATCAGCGTTACTGGTTCCCGGCCTATGGCCTGCTGCCGCGCTGGCATCATCGTCGCGATCTTACGGCTGCCGAGAAACCAGCAGGCTTAACCCAATTCACGCTCAGCTGGTACAACAACCACGTTGAGCATGAAGGTATCGCCAACGCCCTGCGTCCGTTACTGGCGCAGCAAGGTGTTGAGTTGATTACGCGCGAAGTCAGTTACGAAGAGTGGTTCGAGGGTGAAGGCGAGAGTGATATCTGGCTCGGTAGCGTCAATTTTACCCTGCCGCTGGAGTACGCGCTGTTTGCTCAGCTGTTCGAACTGCCTTTGATGCATCATTGCATCCCGATTGACTGGCAAGCCGACGCGGCGCGCTGGCGGCAGAAAGCTTTACCGCTGGCGGAGTGGAGTAAGCAGCTGATCGACAGCGACTATCTGCACCCGCTTTTCCATCATTGGCTGCTGCTGGAGGGGCAACGCAGCATGCGCGGCGTGCGGCTGAATACGCTCGGCTGGTTTGACTTCAAATCCGCCTGGTTTGCGCCTCCGGAGCTGTGA